Proteins encoded in a region of the Candidatus Bathyarchaeota archaeon genome:
- a CDS encoding DUF357 domain-containing protein, whose protein sequence is MSLEFLVNKYVGSAEKVFLELKRTQPPLLVSEETVTEVLAWASDYLKDAKYYKAQGKLETSLTSVAYCEGLLDGLRLMGAVKFEWPTRKDNEK, encoded by the coding sequence TTGAGCCTAGAGTTTCTAGTCAACAAATACGTTGGTTCAGCCGAAAAAGTGTTCCTGGAACTAAAACGCACCCAGCCCCCCCTATTGGTAAGTGAGGAAACTGTGACAGAGGTGTTGGCTTGGGCAAGCGATTACCTTAAGGATGCAAAGTATTATAAGGCGCAGGGCAAGCTTGAAACCAGCTTAACCTCGGTGGCTTATTGCGAAGGGCTACTGGATGGTTTGCGACTGATGGGTGCAGTGAAGTTTGAATGGCCGACAAGGAAAGACAACGAAAAGTAG
- a CDS encoding DUF120 domain-containing protein, which produces MTAKQQWQHLFMLLKLAEMGAYNRTAKISTEYLAKKLDISQQTASRYLIELERMDWISRNITPDGSLIEIKEQGISELQKIYSSLKLLMEKAYPPSVTLEGTVFTGLGEGAYYISKPDYKKQIVEKIGFEPYPGTLNVKLTSDYDIKTRTELETYPAVEVMGFQGEDRSFGLVKCYPAIIGGKIEGALVTALRSHYDASVLEIIAPVCLRKQLGLKDGAKVKVEIHTSK; this is translated from the coding sequence GTGACAGCAAAGCAGCAGTGGCAGCATCTCTTTATGCTCCTAAAACTCGCTGAGATGGGCGCTTATAACCGAACCGCCAAGATCTCAACCGAGTACCTAGCTAAGAAGCTAGATATCAGCCAGCAGACTGCATCTCGTTACCTTATAGAGTTGGAGCGGATGGATTGGATCAGCCGAAACATCACTCCGGATGGCAGCCTCATCGAAATCAAGGAGCAGGGCATATCTGAACTGCAGAAAATTTACTCCAGCCTTAAACTGCTTATGGAGAAAGCATACCCGCCCTCTGTAACTTTAGAAGGCACAGTGTTCACTGGTTTAGGTGAAGGCGCCTACTACATCTCAAAACCCGACTACAAAAAACAAATCGTGGAAAAAATAGGCTTTGAACCCTACCCCGGCACCCTCAACGTAAAGTTAACTTCGGACTATGACATCAAGACTCGAACGGAGCTGGAAACTTACCCCGCCGTGGAAGTCATGGGTTTCCAGGGAGAAGACCGAAGCTTCGGCCTTGTCAAATGCTACCCAGCTATAATCGGAGGCAAAATCGAAGGCGCCTTGGTGACGGCGCTGCGCAGCCACTACGATGCCTCGGTTCTGGAGATAATCGCGCCTGTTTGCCTGCGCAAGCAACTGGGGCTCAAAGACGGCGCCAAAGTTAAAGTTGAAATCCACACCTCAAAGTGA
- a CDS encoding class I SAM-dependent methyltransferase, translated as MKPQATADVFDEMGAYWAEIADKNQTSRQLQFLMGQLCGVGGAVLDVACGTGRHTGPLAGAGFDIVGLDTSRRLLGLARQRSQGAALVLGDMRALPFRAGAFDLAVSMDTSFGYLPTRDADRQSLTELRRVLQRGGRFVLDVFNREHLIRRYPRRKQLKWLMLPLLLKLNSKRLLFWAYRWLEYPSFLLLQKRTVSEEGGWLCDFWVVYDLASGHLLKFRHRVHLYGLGELEEMLEEAGFAVQKTWGGYGMELWGADSSRLILLSAGK; from the coding sequence ATGAAACCACAAGCCACAGCTGACGTTTTCGACGAAATGGGCGCTTACTGGGCGGAGATCGCCGACAAAAACCAGACCAGCCGCCAGCTGCAATTCCTCATGGGGCAACTTTGCGGCGTCGGCGGGGCTGTGCTGGATGTTGCCTGCGGAACAGGACGCCACACGGGTCCCTTGGCGGGGGCCGGCTTTGACATTGTGGGCTTGGATACGTCACGTAGGCTGCTTGGATTGGCTAGGCAACGCAGCCAGGGCGCCGCATTGGTGCTGGGGGATATGCGTGCTTTGCCTTTCAGGGCGGGGGCGTTTGATTTGGCGGTTAGTATGGATACCAGCTTCGGCTATTTGCCCACCCGTGATGCGGACCGGCAAAGCCTAACCGAGCTGCGGCGCGTGCTTCAGCGGGGCGGCAGGTTTGTTTTGGATGTTTTTAACCGCGAACATCTCATCCGCAGATATCCCCGCCGTAAGCAGCTCAAGTGGCTGATGCTGCCTCTGCTGCTGAAACTCAACAGTAAACGGCTGCTTTTTTGGGCTTATCGTTGGCTCGAGTACCCGAGTTTTCTGCTGCTCCAGAAACGCACGGTGAGCGAGGAGGGGGGATGGCTCTGCGATTTCTGGGTAGTTTATGATCTGGCGAGTGGGCATCTGCTGAAGTTTAGGCACAGGGTACACCTGTATGGGCTTGGCGAGTTGGAGGAAATGCTTGAGGAGGCGGGTTTTGCCGTGCAGAAAACTTGGGGAGGCTACGGGATGGAGCTTTGGGGTGCGGATTCCTCCCGCTTGATTCTGCTCTCGGCTGGGAAGTGA
- a CDS encoding rhomboid family intramembrane serine protease, with translation MDCQKYRPTYILIALNVAIYIAGAIVGGDALTTGNSVVYIWGQVNALVFEGAYWQLFTSMFIHASIFHLVGNLLFLLIFGLRAEEMFSLPEYLAIYLLGGLAGSALSLVFGPYFVSVGASGAIFSLFGAVVIYDRRSVRQSILGGLVFAFFLFFINIGENVNILAHLGGLVFGLVLGYIIASRRKPHQQYSAEFKYRNTPF, from the coding sequence ATGGACTGCCAAAAGTATCGACCCACCTACATACTCATTGCCTTAAACGTGGCTATCTACATTGCAGGCGCAATTGTAGGCGGCGACGCCTTAACCACAGGCAACAGCGTCGTTTACATATGGGGGCAAGTTAACGCCTTAGTGTTTGAGGGTGCCTACTGGCAATTATTCACCTCTATGTTCATCCACGCATCCATCTTTCACTTAGTGGGCAACCTGCTGTTTCTACTCATCTTTGGCTTACGCGCCGAAGAAATGTTCTCGCTGCCTGAATACTTAGCCATCTACCTTCTGGGTGGTTTAGCGGGCAGCGCGCTCTCGCTGGTGTTTGGACCATACTTTGTTTCGGTGGGGGCCTCAGGCGCAATCTTCTCGCTTTTCGGCGCAGTCGTAATCTACGATAGACGCTCAGTTAGGCAATCTATACTTGGCGGCTTGGTGTTTGCGTTCTTCTTGTTCTTCATAAACATCGGCGAAAACGTCAACATCCTAGCGCATCTGGGCGGATTAGTTTTCGGCTTGGTCCTCGGCTACATCATCGCTTCAAGACGCAAACCCCACCAGCAGTACTCAGCGGAATTCAAGTACCGAAATACGCCCTTCTAA
- a CDS encoding histidinol-phosphate aminotransferase family protein, producing MKSIESLVKDNVRHLKPCPHGAEVYGAAQQTGRRITEILDFSSSVNPLGPSQKALDAAKAAFSEIAAYPDSNSNALREAIASRFAGITKDNLVMGNGSTELMYLFAEAFLKPGEKALMSAPTFGEYEAAVHKTGQQVKFVKLSSSLQVDAEAFKRELADAKIAFLCNPNNPTSKLIPQPVLTDVLETALQRDVLVFLDEDFLEFIDDEKERSMIYHLDRYPNLFVLRSFTKIFGLTGLRVGYGVTSKEIANVLLCAKIPWNINCLGQAAAAASLADEEHLAVTKALIQKEKAYLAEQLSKFQGFKFEFPDANFFFIDIHEAGVTAAALKQKMLSEGILIRDCASFRGLDEFYIRVAVKTHLENTHLIEAFKRALKSV from the coding sequence ATGAAGTCTATTGAAAGCTTAGTTAAGGATAATGTAAGACACCTAAAGCCCTGTCCCCACGGCGCAGAAGTCTACGGTGCAGCACAGCAAACGGGTCGCCGCATCACGGAAATTTTGGATTTCAGCTCCAGCGTCAACCCACTGGGTCCATCCCAAAAAGCCCTCGACGCCGCCAAGGCAGCGTTTAGCGAAATCGCGGCTTACCCCGATTCAAACTCCAATGCGCTACGAGAGGCAATCGCCAGCCGCTTTGCCGGCATAACTAAGGATAACCTTGTCATGGGAAACGGCTCCACCGAGCTCATGTACCTCTTCGCTGAAGCCTTCCTTAAACCCGGCGAAAAAGCCCTGATGTCCGCGCCGACGTTTGGCGAATACGAGGCGGCGGTGCACAAAACTGGGCAACAGGTCAAATTCGTCAAATTATCCAGTAGCTTGCAGGTTGACGCGGAAGCATTCAAGCGGGAACTGGCAGATGCAAAAATCGCGTTTCTCTGCAACCCCAACAACCCCACAAGCAAACTCATCCCCCAGCCAGTCCTCACCGATGTACTTGAAACCGCCTTGCAGCGGGATGTCTTGGTGTTCCTCGACGAGGATTTCTTGGAATTCATCGACGACGAAAAAGAACGCTCCATGATCTATCACCTTGACAGGTATCCTAACCTGTTTGTGCTGCGGTCCTTCACCAAAATCTTCGGCTTAACAGGCCTACGCGTCGGCTACGGAGTAACCAGCAAGGAAATCGCTAATGTTCTGCTCTGCGCCAAGATTCCCTGGAACATCAACTGTCTGGGCCAGGCGGCTGCGGCTGCCTCGCTTGCCGACGAGGAGCATTTGGCGGTGACAAAGGCTCTTATCCAAAAAGAAAAGGCGTACCTTGCAGAGCAGCTATCAAAGTTCCAAGGGTTCAAATTCGAGTTCCCCGACGCCAACTTCTTCTTCATAGACATCCATGAGGCAGGCGTAACGGCGGCTGCGTTAAAGCAGAAGATGCTCTCAGAGGGCATTTTGATTCGGGACTGTGCCTCCTTTAGGGGGCTTGACGAGTTCTACATCAGGGTAGCGGTGAAAACTCACTTGGAGAATACACATTTAATCGAGGCGTTCAAGAGGGCTTTAAAGTCGGTTTGA
- a CDS encoding FAD synthase, with the protein MADKERQRKVVLATGVFDLLHLGHVRFLEDAKKAGGQNAKLVVLVARDSTAEKLKGKKPIMQEDQRRALVESLKVVDEAVLGYEGLDVGEVIEKISPDIIALGWDQADMQEKVASYLSVHKLPINVVRVGKFEENSLDSSTKIKQKIIDKLTKH; encoded by the coding sequence ATGGCCGACAAGGAAAGACAACGAAAAGTAGTGCTGGCAACCGGCGTCTTTGACCTGCTTCATCTGGGGCACGTAAGGTTTCTGGAAGACGCAAAAAAAGCAGGGGGCCAAAACGCTAAGCTGGTGGTGCTTGTTGCCCGTGACAGCACCGCGGAGAAGCTTAAGGGCAAAAAACCCATCATGCAGGAAGACCAGCGGCGCGCATTGGTTGAGTCACTTAAGGTTGTTGATGAAGCAGTTTTGGGATATGAGGGCTTAGATGTCGGCGAAGTCATAGAAAAAATCAGCCCTGACATTATTGCTTTAGGCTGGGATCAGGCTGACATGCAGGAAAAAGTTGCATCTTACCTTTCTGTGCATAAACTGCCCATCAACGTTGTTCGGGTGGGCAAATTTGAGGAGAACTCTTTAGATAGTTCCACAAAGATTAAACAGAAAATAATCGATAAACTCACCAAGCATTGA
- a CDS encoding zinc metalloprotease HtpX, giving the protein MNAWKLRFSMVATLAAIFGLTTLVFAVVLTWAGFGLSLYAIAALVLGLNVVQWLLSPYLVGAIYRAKELKEGDNPKLHQMVTDLSIKSRISKPKLMLAQIPLPNAFAYGSPLTGNRVAVTQGLLSNLDDGEVEAVIGHELGHLKHRDVQVMMAVSFLPALFYYIGYVMLLQGMFGGERKSEGGNNALIGIAFMAFSWVLTLFTLYLSRIREYYADRHSVQIVENGAQKLSTGLVTIVEESKRNMRPQKGQQQPKTNGSYKALFIADPDRAAVDSAELHGNSSSYANKEQLLRETLSREPTSADRFSEIFSTHPNLIKRLRALQELKENPPA; this is encoded by the coding sequence ATGAACGCTTGGAAGCTTCGCTTTTCAATGGTTGCCACCTTAGCAGCCATCTTCGGGTTAACCACGCTGGTTTTTGCGGTCGTGTTAACCTGGGCAGGTTTTGGCTTGAGCCTCTACGCCATCGCCGCACTTGTTTTAGGATTAAACGTTGTGCAGTGGCTGCTTTCACCCTACCTCGTCGGCGCCATCTATCGCGCTAAAGAACTAAAAGAAGGCGACAACCCCAAACTCCACCAGATGGTCACGGACTTAAGCATAAAAAGCCGAATCTCCAAGCCCAAACTGATGCTGGCGCAGATTCCCCTGCCTAACGCCTTCGCATATGGGTCGCCGTTAACGGGAAACCGGGTTGCAGTCACGCAGGGGCTGCTTAGCAACCTTGACGACGGCGAAGTCGAAGCGGTAATTGGGCATGAACTGGGGCACCTAAAACATCGGGATGTACAGGTTATGATGGCGGTTTCGTTTTTGCCTGCGCTGTTCTATTATATCGGTTATGTGATGCTGCTTCAAGGGATGTTTGGCGGCGAACGCAAAAGTGAAGGCGGCAACAATGCGTTGATTGGCATCGCGTTTATGGCGTTTTCCTGGGTGCTCACGCTATTTACGCTGTATTTGAGTCGCATACGCGAATACTATGCGGACCGCCACAGCGTCCAAATCGTGGAAAACGGAGCCCAGAAACTCTCCACTGGCCTTGTGACCATTGTGGAGGAAAGCAAACGTAACATGCGCCCCCAAAAGGGACAACAGCAGCCTAAAACCAACGGTTCCTACAAAGCACTTTTCATCGCTGACCCCGACCGCGCCGCCGTCGACTCCGCTGAGCTTCACGGCAACAGCAGCTCATATGCGAACAAAGAGCAACTGCTACGCGAAACCCTATCTAGAGAACCAACCTCTGCGGATAGGTTTAGCGAAATCTTCTCGACGCACCCTAACCTCATCAAGCGGTTGCGTGCATTACAGGAACTGAAAGAGAATCCCCCTGCCTAA
- the dph5 gene encoding diphthine synthase, translated as MKELVFVGLGLNDECGITVKGLEETRSADAVFMETYTSRMPDFSMEHFEAMCGKKIQLIQRRALEEENGAVILKAAQAGKAVFLVPGDPFIATTHITLRIDAQKQGIATRVVHGISIMSAIVSLSGLHNYKFGKTVTVPFPDNFSETPYNVIAQNRQLGLHTLCLLDLRAAENRYLTINEALRLLLEVEAKRGQGVLTSDTPALGIARAGSDNPALKADFAGKLAAFDFGEPPFSLIIPGSLHFMEVDALIAFAEAPNEFKRLSR; from the coding sequence TTGAAGGAACTTGTCTTCGTGGGGTTAGGGTTAAACGATGAATGCGGCATAACAGTTAAGGGCTTAGAGGAAACCAGAAGCGCCGACGCCGTATTCATGGAAACCTACACAAGCCGCATGCCCGACTTCTCGATGGAGCATTTTGAGGCGATGTGCGGCAAAAAAATCCAGCTTATCCAGCGACGTGCCCTTGAAGAGGAAAACGGCGCAGTTATCCTGAAAGCCGCCCAAGCAGGAAAAGCCGTGTTTCTGGTGCCCGGCGACCCCTTCATCGCCACAACCCACATCACACTGCGCATCGACGCTCAGAAGCAGGGTATCGCCACCCGCGTGGTCCACGGCATATCCATCATGTCGGCGATTGTGAGCCTCTCGGGGCTTCATAACTACAAATTCGGCAAAACCGTCACCGTGCCCTTCCCAGATAACTTCTCAGAAACCCCCTACAACGTGATTGCGCAGAACCGCCAGCTGGGCCTGCATACGCTGTGCCTTTTGGATCTGCGGGCGGCTGAAAACCGTTACTTAACAATCAACGAGGCCTTGCGGTTGCTTTTGGAGGTTGAAGCTAAACGGGGGCAGGGCGTTTTGACATCGGATACGCCTGCTTTGGGGATTGCAAGGGCCGGCAGCGATAACCCCGCTCTCAAGGCCGATTTTGCGGGGAAGCTGGCAGCTTTTGACTTCGGCGAGCCCCCTTTCAGTCTCATTATCCCGGGTAGCCTGCATTTCATGGAGGTTGATGCCCTCATCGCCTTTGCCGAGGCGCCAAATGAGTTTAAGAGGTTATCGCGTTGA